One window of the Seriola aureovittata isolate HTS-2021-v1 ecotype China chromosome 22, ASM2101889v1, whole genome shotgun sequence genome contains the following:
- the sbf1 gene encoding myotubularin-related protein 5 isoform X2, with protein MARLADYFVVIGYDLDKRAEGEGQGRILQRFPEKDWEDSPFPQGVELFCQPSGWQLVPERQPTSFFVAVLTDINSDRHYSACFTFWEGLDNPQLQKAEASEVDEVDEELAVVQPAKVFAPKSLVLVSRLDYTEVFRNCLGLIYTIHVDSLSVPLETVIGNLLTCVIPIAGGSQTDESPVCSLDKVPQALACDWLLACLQRTITLGAGDRQVIQTPINDSLPVSGSSVAQLFRQLGIINVLYLFCAALTEHKILFLSSSYQRLTDACRGLLAIMFPLKYSFTYVPILPGKLLEVLSTPTPFIIGVNSFFRSETQELLDVIIADLDGGTVTIPECVHISLLPEPLLQQTQTALSMVLDPELEVADHAFPPMSTQPSSPKIQDKEIRGVFLWLFARLFQGYRWCLHIIRIHPEPVIRFHKAAFLGQRALSEDDFLMKVLDGMAFAGFVSERGPPYRATDLFDDLVANEVERIRQEETCPQKVMNHVKELAEQLFKNENPYPAVAMHKVQRPSEKSQTTTQNQTSFPVLDDVAVQLFVDHAAAKLKTAPPVVKAEFKSMVPSGPPLGDFVDRNGNVMANSARRLEVVRNCITYIFENKMLEAKKLMPAVLRALKGRAARVCLTQELNQHVLQNRAVLDDQQFDYIVRMMNCTLQDCSHMDEHGIAAALLPLVTAFCRKLGAGITQFAYSCVQEHMVWTNMQFWEAMFYSDVQNHIRALYLETEDGDQQKNLEQQDGSGGGREVSALELASEQNRLWPTLSKEMQTERVQKEESTVFSQAIHYANRMSYLLLPLDTSKNRLLRSSGIGDVESVSNSYVTNSIAGSMAESYDTESGFEDAESSDVANSVVRFINRFVDKVCNESGVTNEHLKALHTMIPDIVQMHIETLDAVHRESKRLPPIQKPKLLTPTLLPGEELVMDGMRVHLIPDGREEATGVMGGPPLLPAEGAIFLTTYRLIFKGTPTDPLVGEQVVTRSFPIASLTKEKRISVSLPMDQFVQEGLQLRSCTFQLMKIAFDEEVASDLAEVFRKHMHKLRYPQHVQGTFAFTVGQSGKMVVEHKTKDKNQSLKTLSKNLVKSAKRTIGRQYVTRKKYSPPTWENRSSLQSELDEDEISVSEEVDQSSLTLSSTIRSSDRQTMSNVVERACCRDYQRLGLGTLSNSLTRSKNEPFRISTVNRMYTVCRSYPGLLIVPQSIPDTTIQRICRCYRQNRFPVVCWRNSRTKAVLLRSAGLHAKGVVGFFKSPNAPTAVPSQADSTSLEQEKYLQAIISSMPTYSESSGRNTLSGFTSTHMSTSDSSDKLRQPKIGALMKQVMGTKEDVPGTFSRGALGQRAKVISLSQPKVSGKARNPPRGKWGSIRGSGRLSAYNPDVGTRLAGKESPQPNGGPSEALFLRQQKAYLYIIGDKAQLKGGKQDSFQQWEVVPIEVCDVRQVKNSFKKLMKACVPSSLTSDPNMTFLRCLEESEWMALLHRVLQVSVLVVELLNTGSSVMVSLEDGWDVTTQVVSLVQLLSDPYYRTFDGFRLLVEKEWLSFGHRFSHRGAQTLGSQNSGFTPVFLQFLDCVHQIHLQFPMEFEFSQYYLKFLAYHYVSNRFRTFLLDSDYERIELGVLYEEKGERKSPQVCKSVWDYIDRLNKKTPVFYNYMFSPEDDEVLRPYTFVSNLKVWDFYMEETLSEGASYDWETRGRQERVAEEMGEKPDTSGPKSQRRIVWPCYDSLSKVVPDAITKLLQDLQSLEAELGQTSEKWKDTWDKIKTAQRTETKLESKPSFSSSLLMSSNLSHQRRSQGVYLQESGVGSSINLALDCEASATSTPVAGRPSTSTLYSQFQSTESENRSFEGILFKKGALLKPWKPRWFVLDKTKHQLRYYESRQDKECKGVIELADVESVTPGTPAMGAPKNIEEKAFFDLKTTKRVYYFCAQDSLNAQLWMDSVQSCLSDA; from the exons cggAGGGTGAAGGTCAAGGTCGCATTCTCCAGCGGTTTCCTGAGAAAGACTGGGAGGACAGCCCATTCCCACAAGGCGTAGAGCTG TTCTGTCAGCCCAGTGGTTGGCAGCTGGTTCCTGAGCGGCAGCCTACCTCCTTCTTTGTAGCGGTTTTGACTGACATCAACTCGGATCGTCACTACTCTGCCTGCTTCACCTTCTGGGAGGGACTGGACAACCCGCAG CTGCAGAAGGCTGAGGCCAGCGAGGTGGATGAAGTGGATGAGGAGCTGGCCGTCGTCCAACCAGCGAAGGTTTTTGCCCCTAAGAGCCTGGTGCTGGTGTCCCGCCTGGACTACACAGAGGTGTTCAGG AACTGTCTGGGTCTGATCTACACCATCCATGTAGACAGCCTGTCTGTCCCCTTGGAAACGGTGATCGGAAATCTCCTCACTTGTGTCATCCCGATCGCTGGAGGCTCTCAG ACAGATGAGTCCCCAGTTTGTAGTTTAGACAAGGTTCCTCAGGCCCTGGCCTGTGACTGGCTGCTGGCCTGTCTCCAG AGGACCATAACTTTAGGTGCTGGCGACCGGCAGGTGATCCAGACTCCCATCAATGACTCGCTTCCTGTCAGCGGCAGCAGTGTGGCCCAGCTCTTCAGACAGCTCG gcaTCATCAACGTGTTGTATCTGTTCTGTGCGGCGCTGACGGAACACAAGATCCTGTTCTTGTCCAGCAGCTACCAGAGACTGACGGACGCCTGCCGTGGACTGCTGGCCATCATGTTCCCCCTCAAATACAG ctTCACCTACGTTCCCATCCTACCGGGAAAACTACTAGAGGTCCTGAGCACCCCCACTCCCTTCATCATTGGTGTCAATTCATTCTTCCGCTCCGAGACACAAGAACTG TTGGATGTGATCATCGCTGACCTGGACGGCGGCACGGTGACAATCCCCGAGTGTGTGCACATCTCCCTGCTGCCTGAACCGCTCCTTCAGCAGACACAGACCGCGCTCTCCATG GTTTTGGATCCAGAGCTGGAAGTGGCTGATCATGCCTTCCCCCCAATGTCCACGCAACCGTCTTCACCTAAGATCCAG gatAAGGAGATTCGAGGAGTCTTTCTGTGGCTGTTCGCTCGGCTCTTTCAGGGCTATCGCTGGTGTTTACACATCATTCGCATTCACCCCGAACCAGTGATCCGCTTCCACAAG GCCGCCTTCCTGGGTCAGAGGGCGCTGTCGGAGGACGACTTCCTCATGAAGGTGTTGGACGGCATGGCGTTTGCAGGTTTCGTGTCAGAGAGGGGGCCTCCCTACAGAGCCACCGACCTGTTTGATGAC CTGGTAGCCAATGAGGTGGAGCGGATACGACAAGAGGAGACCTGTCCACAGAAAGTCATGAACCATGTGAAGGAGCTGGCCGAGCAGCTCTTCAAAAAC GAGAATCCGTACCCCGCGGTGGCGATGCACAAGGTCCAGCGACCGTCTGAAAAAAGCCAGACCACTACACAGAATCAGACGTCCTTCCCTGTGTTGGACGACGTCGCGGTGCAGCTCTTCGTCGACCACGCCGCCGCCAAGCTCAAGACCGCGCCTCCCGTCGTCAAGGCGGAGTTCAAGAGCATGGTGCCATCCGGGCCCCCGCTGG GAGACTTCGTGGACAGAAACGGCAACGTGATGGCGAATAGCGCTCGCAGGCTGGAAGTGGTCAGGAACTGCATCACGTACATCTTTGAGAATAAGATGCTGGAGGCAAAGAAG TTGATGCCAGCTGTACTGCGGGCGCTGAAGGGTCGGGCAGCCAGGGTTTGTTTGACCCAGGAGCTCAATCAGCATGTCCTACAGAACCGAGCTGTGCTGGATGACCAGCAGTTCGACTACATCGTCCGCATGATGAACTGCACCTTACAG gACTGTTCACATATGGACGAACACGGCATTGCAGCCGCCCTGCTTCCACTGGTCACAGCCTTCTGCAGA AAACTGGGCGCAGGCATCACTCAGTTTGCCTACAGCTGCGTGCAGGAGCACATGGTGTGGACCAACATGCAGTTCTGGGAGGCCATGTTCTACAGCGACGTCCAGAACCACATCAGGGCTCTGTACCTGGAGACAGAGGACGGTGATCAGCAGAAGAACCTG GAGCAGCAGGACGGGTCGGGGGGCGGACGAGAGGTCAGCGCGCTGGAGCTGGCGTCGGAGCAGAACAGACTGTGGCCGACGCTGAGCAAGGAAATGCAGACGGAGCGCGTGCAGAAGGAGGAGAGCACGGTGTTCAGTCAGGCCATCCACTACGCCAACAGGATGAGCtacctgctgctgccgctggACACCAGCAAGAACCGCCTGCTGAGGAGCTCGGGCATCGGAGACGTGGAGAGTGTGAGCAACAGCTACGTCACTAACAG TATTGCAGGCAGCATGGCGGAGAGCTACGACACAGAGAGCGGCTTCGAAGATGCCGAGAGCTCAGACGTGGCCAACTCTGTGGTGCGCTTCATTAACCGCTTCGTAGACAAAGTGTGTAACGAGAGCGGCGTGACCAATGAGCACCTTAAGGCTCTCCACACCATGATACCAG ATATCGTTCAGATGCACATCGAGACGTTAGACGCAGTCCACAGGGAGAGTAAGAGGCTGCCTCCAATCCAAAAG CCCAAGTTGCTGACGCCGACTCTGTTGCCGGGTGAGGAGCTGGTGATGGACGGCATGCGCGTCCACCTGATTCCCGACGGCCGCGAGGAGGCCACGGGGGTGATGGGAGGTCCGCCGCTGCTCCCCGCTGAGGGTGCCATCTTCCTCACCACCTACCGACTCATCTTCAAGGGCACGCCTACAGACCCACTGG TGGGGGAGCAGGTGGTCACTCGCTCGTTCCCTATAGCCTCTCTCACCAAGGAGAAGAGGATCTCAGTCAGTTTACCCATGGACCAGTTTGTCCAGGAGGGGCTGCAGCTACGATCCTGCACCTTCCAG CTGATGAAGATCGCGTTTGATGAGGAGGTTGCGTCAGACCTGGCCGAGGTTTTCAGGAAGCACATGCACAAGCTGCGTTATCCCCAGCATGTCCAGGGCACGTTTGCCTTCACTGTGGGTCAGAGTGGGAAGATGGTGGTGGAGCACAAGACCAAGGACAAGAACCAGTCGCTCAA GACTCTTTCCAAGAACCTGGTGAAGAGTGCCAAACGGACCATAGGTCGGCAGTATGTGACCAGGAAGAAGTATTCTCCGCCCACCTGGGAGAACAGGAGCAGCTTGCAGTCAGAGCTGGATGAGGATGAAATCTCAG TCTCAGAGGAGGTGGACCAGAgctccctcaccctctcctccaccatCCGTTCATCTGACAGACAGACCATGAGTAACGTGGTGGAGCGGGCCTGTTGTCGCGACTACCAGCGTCTGGGTCTGGGCACGCTCAGTAACAGCCTGACACGCTCCAAGAACGAGCCCTTCAGGATTTCAACTGTTAACCGCATGTACACCGTCTGCAGGAG ctaCCCCGGCCTGCTGATAGTGCCTCAGAGCATCCCGGACACGACCATCCAGAGAATCTGCCGCTGCTACCGACAAAACCGCTTCCCTGTGGTTTGCTGGAGGAATTCGAGAACCAAGGCTGTCCTTCTGCGCTCCGCAGGCCTCCACGCTAAGGGTGTCGTGGGCTTCTTCAAGTCCCCCAACGCCCCCACTGCAG tgcCCTCCCAGGCAGACTCCACCAGTCTGGAGCAGGAGAAATACCTGCAGGCCATCATCAGCTCCATGCCTACATACAGTGAGAGCAGCGGCAGGAACACACTCAGTGGCTTCACCTCCACACATATGAGCACCTCCG ACTCGTCAGACAAGCTGAGGCAGCCCAAGATCGGCGCTCTGATGAAACAGGTGATGGGCACCAAGGAGGATGTTCCTGGAACCTTcagcagaggag CTCTGGGTCAAAGGGCGAAAgtcatctccctctctcagccCAAAGTGTCTGGCAAGGCCAGGAACCCTCCTAGAG gTAAATGGGGCAGTATCCGAGGCAGCGGGCGTCTAAGTGCCTACAACCCAGACGTGGGGACGCGTCTGGCTGGAAAAGAGTCTCCGCAGCCCAACGGAGGGCCAAGTGAGGCGCTGTTCCTACGCCAGCAGAAGGCCTACCTCTACATCATTGGAGACAAGGCCCAGCTCAAG GGAGGGAAGCAGGACTCGTTCCAGCAGTGGGAGGTGGTTCCCATCGAGGTGTGTGACGTGCGGCAGGTGAAGAACAGCTTTAAGAAGCTGATGAAAGCCTGCGTGCCGAGCTCCCTGACCTCCGACCCCAACATGACTTTCCTTCGATGCCTGGAGGAGTCGGAGTGGATGGCTCTG ctgcaCAGGGTGCTGCAGGTATCTGTCCTGGTGGTGGAACTTCTGAACACAGGCTCGTCGGTCATGGTCAGCCTGGAGGACGGCTGGGACGTCACGACTCAG GTGGTGTCCCTGGTGCAGCTGCTGTCCGACCCCTACTACAGAACCTTTGACGGCTTCCGGCTGCTGGTGGAGAAGGAGTGGCTGTCGTTCGGCCACAGGTTCAGCCACCGCGGAGCTCAGACGCTGGGCAGCCAGAACAGCGGCTTCACCCCCGTCTTCCTGCAGTTCCTGGACTGCGTGCACCAG ATCCACCTCCAGTTCCCCATGGAGTTTGAGTTCAGTCAGTACTACCTGAAGTTCTTGGCGTACCACTACGTGTCCAACCGCTTCCGCACCTTCCTGCTCGACTCCGACTACGAGCGCATAGAGCTGG gagtgctttatgaggagaaaggagagaggaaaagccCTCAGGTGTGTAAGTCTGTGTGGGACTACATCGACAGACTCAACAAGAAAACACCCGTCTTCTACAACTACATGTTCTCTCCTGAGGATGACGAG gtgctgCGGCCGTACACCTTCGTCTCCAACCTGAAGGTGTGGGACTTCTACATGGAGGAGACTCTGTCCGAGGGGGCGTCCTACGACTGGGAGACGAGGGGACGGCAGGAGCGCGTGGCAGAGGAGATGGGGGAGAAACCCGACACCAGCGGGCCCAAGTCGCAGCGGCGCATCGTGTGGCCGTGTTACGACAGCCTGAGCAAGGTGGTGCCCGACGCCATCACCAAGCTGCTGCAGGACCTGCAGAGTCTGGAGGCCGAGCTCGGCCAAACGTCAGAGAAGTGGAAGGATACGTGGGATAAAATCAAGACCGCGCAGAGGACGGAGACCAAACTGGAGAGCAAG CCGTCGTTCTCCAGCTCCCTGCTGATGTCGTCCAACCTGAGCCACCAGCGGCGTTCTCAGGGCGTCTATCTGCAGGAGAGCGGCGTGGGATCCTCCATCAACCTGGCGCTGGACTGCGAGGCCAGCGCCACCTCCACGCCTGTAGCCGGTCGGCCGAGCACCAGCACCCTCTACAGCCAGTTCCAGAGCACCGAGAGCGAGAACAG GAGTTTTGAAGGCATCCTGTTCAAGAAAGGGGCATTGTTGAAACCATGGAAACCTCGGTGGTTTGTGCTGGACAAGACCAAACATCAG CTGAGATACTACGAGAGCAGGCAGGATAAGGAGTGTAAAGGCGTGATCGAGCTGGCTGACGTGGAGTCCGTCACTCCAGGAACTCCTGCCATGGGAGCACCCAAAAACATCGAGGAGAAAGCCTTCTTTGAT CTCAAGACGACCAAACGAGTGTATTACTTCTGTGCCCAGGACAGCCTGAACGCACAGCTGTGGATGGACAGTGTTCAGAGCTGCTTGTCAGATGCCTAG